CCGCGCGATGCATCACCGCAGCTTCGCCATCGGCGGCGTGCTCACGCTGCTGCTGGTCCTGGCCGCCGCCGTCTCGCTGGTGTGGACGCCCTGGTCGCCCTACGAGATGAACATCGCCAACAAGCTCAAGCCGCCGACGGCCGCGCACTGGCTGGGCACGGACACCTTCGGGCGCGACGTGGCCTCGCTGCTGCTGGTGGGCGCGCGCGCGTCCATCCTGGTGGGCGTGATCGCGGTCGGCATCGGCCTGGTGGTCGGCACGGCGCTGGGCCTGCTGGCGGCCGCGCGGCGCGGCTGGGTGGAAGAAGCCATCATGCGCTTCGCCGACTTCTCGATGGCCTTTCCCGCCATCCTCTCGGCCATCATGATGACGGCCGTGTTCGGCGCCGGCATCGTCAACGCGATCATCGCGATCGGCATCTACAACATCCCGACCTTCGCGCGCATCACGCGCGCATCGGCCAACGCGATCTGGTCGCGCGAGTACGTGGCCGCCGCGCGTGCCTGCGGCAAGGGTGCCTTCGCGATCACGATGCAGCATGTGCTGCCCAACATCTCGGCGGTGCTGATCGTGCAGTCCACCATCCGCTTCGCGATCGCCATCCTGGCCGAGGCCGCCCTCTCCTACCTGGGTCTCGGCACGCAGCCCCCGCAGCCCTCGTGGGGCCGCATGCTCAGCGAGGCCCAGACCATGATGTTCCAGGCTCCGTTGCTCGCCGTGTGGCCGGGCATGGCGATCGCGCTGGCCGTACTCGGCCTCAACCTGCTGGGCGACGGCCTGCGCGACCTGCTCGATCCGCGCCTCGCGCGCGCCCGCTGACCTCTCACCGACATGCCCCTGCTCGAAGTCGAAGACCTCCATGTCCAACTGCAGACGCAGCGCGGCCCGGCCGAGGCGGTGCGCGGCATCGGCTTCACGCTCGAACGCGGCGAAACGATGGGCATCGTCGGCGAGTCCGGCTGCGGCAAGTCGATCACCGTGCAGTCGCTGATGGGGCTGCTGCCCGCGACCGCCAAGGTCACGGGCAGCATCCGCTTCGACGGGACCGAGCTCGTCGGCCTGCCCGAGCGCGCGATGTGCGAGATCCGGGGCAACCGCATGGGCATGATCTTCCAGGAGCCGATGACGGCGCTGAATCCCGTCCACACCATCGCGCGTCAGGTCGGCGAGCCGCTGCGCCTGCATCGCGGCCTGTCGCGCGCCGAGGCCCGCAAGGAGGCGCTGGCCCTGCTCGAACGGGTGGGCATCCCGGACGCGGCCGCGCGCCTCGACGCCTACCCACACCAGTTCTCCGGCGGGCAGCGGCAGCGCATCGGCATCGCGATGGCGCTGGCCTGCGGGCCCGACCTGCTGATCGCCGACGAGCCCACCACCGCGCTCGACGTCACCATCCAGAAGCAGATCCTCGAACTGATCCAGGGCCTGGTGGACGAGCGCGGCATGGCGCTGATCCTGATCTCTCACGACCTGGGCGTGATCGCGCAGAACGTCTCGAAGATGCTGGTGATGTACGGCGGCAGCGTGGTCGAGAGCGGACCCACGGCGGCCGTCTTCGCCGAGCGCGCGCATCCCTACACCCAGGGGCTGTTCGCCGCCCGTCCGGCGCTCGGCGCGCCGCGCGGGCTGAAGCTGGCCACCATTCGCGGCAGCGTCCCCGATCTTCTCGACCTGCCGGGCGGATGCCCCTTCGCCGGCCGCTGCCGCTTCACCATCGACGAGTGCCACGCGACGCGGCCGCCGCCCACGCCGATGCCGCACGGCCATGAGGTGCGCTGCATCCGGCTCGCGGATGTGATCGCCGAAGGAGCGCCGGCGTGACAGCATTGCTCGAAGTCACCGACCTGG
Above is a window of Variovorax sp. RA8 DNA encoding:
- a CDS encoding ABC transporter ATP-binding protein, with the translated sequence MPLLEVEDLHVQLQTQRGPAEAVRGIGFTLERGETMGIVGESGCGKSITVQSLMGLLPATAKVTGSIRFDGTELVGLPERAMCEIRGNRMGMIFQEPMTALNPVHTIARQVGEPLRLHRGLSRAEARKEALALLERVGIPDAAARLDAYPHQFSGGQRQRIGIAMALACGPDLLIADEPTTALDVTIQKQILELIQGLVDERGMALILISHDLGVIAQNVSKMLVMYGGSVVESGPTAAVFAERAHPYTQGLFAARPALGAPRGLKLATIRGSVPDLLDLPGGCPFAGRCRFTIDECHATRPPPTPMPHGHEVRCIRLADVIAEGAPA
- a CDS encoding ABC transporter permease, translating into MSAVPAQVPSAAAAKAPGFWRRAMHHRSFAIGGVLTLLLVLAAAVSLVWTPWSPYEMNIANKLKPPTAAHWLGTDTFGRDVASLLLVGARASILVGVIAVGIGLVVGTALGLLAAARRGWVEEAIMRFADFSMAFPAILSAIMMTAVFGAGIVNAIIAIGIYNIPTFARITRASANAIWSREYVAAARACGKGAFAITMQHVLPNISAVLIVQSTIRFAIAILAEAALSYLGLGTQPPQPSWGRMLSEAQTMMFQAPLLAVWPGMAIALAVLGLNLLGDGLRDLLDPRLARAR